CTGGAACCAACGATTTGCTAAAGAAACCGATATCGCAGAGTTTCAGCCTTATCCTGAGAATGTTGCTCCCACTCTTGCGGAATTAGCCGAGATATCTGATGAACAGTGGGATCAGCGCTTTCGTGCATCGGCGCTGCGGCGGATTAAACCAGAGATGCTGCGGCGCAATGCTAGGGTTAATCTGGAAGCCGGTTCACGAACGATTGAAGTGAAAGGTGAAACGTGAAAATAAACGGATAAAAGGCTTACATCTCAAGCGCTAAAATTACTTTTGAATTCTAAGTTATAAATTTTAGGCGCTGACTCTTTATTTTCAAATCTAGCCAGGATTTTGTGGTCCTTAAGTTCAGCTAAATTATGACAGTAAAAGTAATTGTTTTTGATTTTGATGGCACAATTGCTGATACCCTTGATGCACTCATTGCTGTTATTAATCGTTTAGCCGCAGAATTTAAATATAAACAAGCGAGTCGTGCGGATATTGAACAGCTCAAAAACTTAAGTTCTAGAGAAATTATTAAAGATTCCGGAGTTTCACTTTTGAAAATTCCTTTCTTACTAAGAAAAGTGAAGATAGAATTAGCTCATGAGGTTCCTCGAATCCATCCATTTCTAGGCATGAAGGAAGTTCTGACGCAGCTAAGAAGTCAAGGCAATAAACTAGGAATTATTACTTCTAACTCTAAGCCAAATGTTATGACTATTCTTCAAAAAAATGATGCCCAAGATTTATTTGAGTTTGTTTATGCAGAAACTACCCTATTTGGCAAACATAGAGTCATTAACAAATTTTTGAGAAAAGAGAGTCTCACCCCAGAAGAAGTTGTTTATGTTGGCGATGAAACCCGCGATATAGAAGCGGCTAAAAAAAGTCAAATAAAAGTAATTGCCGTGACTTGGGGGTTTAATTCCAAACAAGTGTTAGCCGCGCAAAATCCAGATTTTTTAATTGATCGACCCGAAGAACTGATTGAGGTGATAGAAAGGTTACAGCAGCGAGATTTATACCCACCCAAAGCTTGAATTTTCCCAGAAACATAGCTTTTAGATATCGGCCTAATTCTAAATAAAATCTTGGTCTATAAAACAATTAAAGCCCAACCATGAATCGGTTGAGCGAGGGCAGTATCTATGGGTGAAAAATTCGGAAAGCTTACTGAGCCGACTGACCCTTTTCCAAAGCTTTTTCTACAAGTTCATCACTGACGGTACTGCTAGCTTCTGATGAAGGGTTAATATCTTTAGCCATCGCCCGGAAATCTCCAGGATCGCCAGTTTCCTGAGTAGTTTGTGTGGTTTCTTGAGGTTGGGAAACCCTAAATTTAGGAGCAGTCGCAGCTTCAGCCGCCTCGGCACTGACGCCCCCACTAAATTGTTTTGAAGCTTCGTAGTCGTCCTCTACATTGACTTCTGGTAATTTTTGTTCGCCGGCTTGGATGCTCTCATTTTGCAACTGAACATCGAAGTTTTCAGATTGATTTTCTGGCATAAAATATCCTATTCAAACTGTACTAATCTTTAATATAGATACTAACAGAGTGATCCCCGTTCATTTGTCCCTCTTGGGGTAGATCCATCCCGCTGAAATTTTGAGTGAGCCGGCTGAAGCAATCGGCTGGGTGCAAACGCGCTCAAGTTGCCATCTGACCTTAATTGTTGCCCAATACCACGCTGCCGGTACAAAACCCCTGCTTTGGCTTTGAAAGGTTCCTAGTTCCAGCCGAGTTTAGCCATTTGAGCGGAACTTCAATTCCCTGCTAGTTACTAATTTTGTGTAATGGTTGCAAAACAAGAAATGTTGGAAGTCCTAGAGAATAAATAGTTATTAATTCACAGTTAATGCATTTAAAAGTATAATTTTTATGAATTCTGGAAGCACTTGTGCTTATAACGCGGTAAGACTTGATGGAGAAAACCCCCTACACGGCTGCCGGCAGATGAGTGGCAAGCGATGTAATTTATACAGATTAGCCCGAAAAGAGATGGAAGAAATGGACAGGGCTAGTTTTTCGAGCGGATTTTTGTCACGATTGAAATGAGATGATCTAAGCTAGCCGAGAACCCTTAGCATTTTTTCAAAGCTGTACTGTGCCAAAGCGTATTCCTTTCATCTGTTTCTTAATCACTCTTGCTGTCGGGAGTGCTGCTGTGCCTGCTTTTGGACAGGCATTATTGCCCCATCCCCTGCAACTTGACTCAACCCAAATGGAGAAAACGGGCTTGAGCATCGCAGAGGAAGCCGCGCAGCTAGCGCGATTCAGGCAATATGAATTGGCTTTGCCCAGAGCTGAGCTAGCCACTCAGCTGGCACCGAAAAGTTTTCAAACTTGGGCGCTGCTGGGTAGTTTATATATCCAAACCGAGGAACTAGAAAAAGGCGTTGCAGCCTTGCAACAAGCTCAAAACCTAGATCCTGAGAATGCTTCAATTTTGTTTGCTTTAGGA
Above is a genomic segment from Microcoleus sp. FACHB-68 containing:
- a CDS encoding HAD-IA family hydrolase, which gives rise to MTVKVIVFDFDGTIADTLDALIAVINRLAAEFKYKQASRADIEQLKNLSSREIIKDSGVSLLKIPFLLRKVKIELAHEVPRIHPFLGMKEVLTQLRSQGNKLGIITSNSKPNVMTILQKNDAQDLFEFVYAETTLFGKHRVINKFLRKESLTPEEVVYVGDETRDIEAAKKSQIKVIAVTWGFNSKQVLAAQNPDFLIDRPEELIEVIERLQQRDLYPPKA